The stretch of DNA gaaattttgtgggagggggccagtcaattagattgatctcagtcaatttatcaaccccaaaaagatgaaagccaaagtcgacctcagaggaatttgaaatcagaacgtaaagacagacgaaatagcaccAAGCAATTATAATTACTTTTCATACTTCCATTCAGATATTTGTAGTAATATACAAGCTCTACTTTTATataagataaaattatttttgatattgtcTGTATTAAGaggaagtaaaattatgtaagcTGATAAAGAAGACTGGCAAATAATTGGCTTAGTCATCTGTGGTAGAATATGATTTGAAATtagtacacaaatataaaatactgtCAGGATTTTAGGCAGTCATTGTTCTAGTTCTGCAGCTGCCTGTCGTTGGTTTCTAAATATTGCTGCATTAGTTTTGTGGTGTTGATAGAGGTGGTACTTGAGGTATTGAAGGTACCTTTGGTAATGTTGTTACCTTAGGTACAGCTGGTAGAGGTGGTTTACAGTTTGAAATAAAGGCACTTTTCATTGGCACCATAGATGATTGTTCAGTTGTATTAGATGTGGTCCCAGCTATAGTCAATGGTATGTGGTCGAGATGACAAGAAGAGTTCTTGTCAACATTTGGTTGATAGTGATATCCATTGTTGTTATCTCCCCTTGATCTGTCGAGCGTGTGTTGAGGGTGATTTCTTCTATTCCATGTACGATCACTTTGATAACGACATAGATCTGAAAGTATATCGATGtgttggctgtttttttttttaatattcatgcaTGATGAATAAAAGTAAACTGTTTTAAACAGGTTTATAGCAATGAAAAATCAAAACATTagtatattttaacaaataaataagtaatgtcCCAGCTACCCTGTCTAGAGTGAGCACCATGCACTGtgatagcttgggattcaagggtcCACAGCTATTTAATGCCTTGTCCAAACATCTCAGGGATCTTCATGGAGTAGAGTAGATGTTTTCCAGAAATAAATTGACCTCTTGTCCCAGATGAAACTTTATTATGGCAGGAAACTCAATCACTAAAAGCCTATCATGTAAGATAGGCCATTGAAAACATGATTTCAGCCTTAACACAGaatcgtataaataaataaataaagtcccGTTCAGATATGTACAAGctatacaaagacaaaatttGCTTTCACTTTTATGGTAAAGGCTCTAGCATGGCTGTGTTATGAAGAAtttcacttctcaaccacatgattatAGGTTTAGTTCTCTACTGCTGTCTCAGACAAGTCAAATTCTTTTGAACGATAGTACAAACAGAAAAATGGGAGGCATACAGTCAATTTTCTGATAGTATTTATCATTCAAAAGTAATAATTGTGTGCTTGTCTCCTGCTATTGATAGTTGTCAGCGAGCATTGGCATCACACATGCTGTAGCATTCATTTCTAAGTTTTCATGAAAGCATGTCCAgcaaatgggaaaatattatcttgcttggaaatagttGAGGGCTGGTGACAAGAAGGCAAACACGGCCACGAAATATCTGCCTCAAATAATTCTTTTCAACCCATGTTAGTATTCCAAAGTagatgtcaaaatgatgatgatgatgatgatgatgataactaaatATAGACCAACAGATTATCATACTATATTgcagaaatattcatttttttctaagtTACCTGGCAGTTCCTCATAGTGTCCAGCACTGCCGACACTCCATCCATGACCTCTATCTGTGCGAGATGACAATGTTGACATCTCACTGAATTGGTCAGTACTGTTTAGTTCTCTGTAACCTGGAGACATGCTTTCTTCTCTTGGAACAAAtatctaaatacaaatatatagattcaaTGTATCATCATAATGTTAAGGGcattccaaaaatatatatacatagaaatacatccACCTGtcctacatatctacatatacacactaagTCACTAAGTATGACCATACTTAGAAAGTTTTACTTGTAAATAGAATTTGCAgtcaaacaagaaataatataatttgcaATAATAGCTAGAAATAAAAGATCCATGAATTTAAAGAAATCGTATTTAATAAGAAATACCAGAACAAAATATTACTCTGCAAACGACTTATGATCAACTATTCAAACAACTGGTAATTAACTGTCTTACCTGTTGATGTAGTTCAGTGAAAGCTGGGTTACCCCATCTATCATATGATATAGTTCTGCAGTGAATATCATCTCTGTCTACCATTGGTTGATGAGATTTCTCCACATTTCTCTCCATTGTGTACTGAACTTCAGGAGGAACACAAGtaggatcaaatatatattttgattggaTGTTTAANNNNNNNNNNNNNNNNNNNNNNNNNNNNNNNNNNNNNNNNNNNNNNNNNNNNNNNNNNNNNNNNNNNNNNNNNNNNNNNNNNNNNNNNNNNNNNNNNNNNNNNNNNNNNNNNNNNNNNNNNNNNNNNNNNNNNNNNNNNNNNNNNNNNNNNNNNNNNNNNNNNNNNNNNNNNNNNNNNNNNNNNNTGATGGTTCATTTGAAATAAGTGTTTCTCATTACCTCTGAGTATTTCATATGTGAGGAAGGCATTGTGTTGACTGTCTCTGTCAGAGGCCCTAACAATTGTGATATCATGGTCAGAGTGGGGATGGTAGTGGACATTAAGACTGAAAGGGTCAACATTAGGGAAACTGAAATAGGGAGCATTATCATTTAAATCCataacctcaacaacaacatttgctgTGTTCTCCAGTGATGgtgttcctttatcttttactaaaaCCTTAAACtcatacatgttcttttcttctctgtctagTGACTCAGTTGTGGAAATAAATCCCACATCAGATATCTGAAATGGTAGAATATCTTTATCATTAGTCAACAAAGAATAGATTAATTGTCCTCCATCTCCAATATCTGGGTCTGTAGCATTGACATATCCCACAGGGAAGTCTTTGTGTTCATTTTCATAGGTGAGAAACTTAAATATGTCCTGACTAAACTGAGGTTGTATGTCATTTATGTCAGTAACCAGTATAGAAAACTGTTTCTCTACTGTCAATGGGGGTAAACCATTATCTTGACATTTAATGGTGAAATTAAagctcttctcactctctctatctatttcactcTTGACAataactttgtattttttttcagacattgAGATAAGCTgcaggtacttattttgtaaATGACACTTCACTTGTCCATTTACTCCACTGTCATTGTCAGTTACTTTGACATACGCGACAAAGCTCTGAATATGAGTTGCTTCTGAGATGACAGCTGTTTTCCCAGTTGACTTAATGACAAATCTGAAGTCAATATTTGGTGGATTGTTAAGATGAGTGATTCCATTTATAAGAACAGTGACAGTTGAGGACATAGGTGGTTTACCATTATCTGTGGCTTTAACAAACACTTTATAGAATCTTCCAAACTGAAATTCTGTTGTTACAAATAGTTCTCCAGTTACTTTATTCAACCGAAAGCATTCTTTTATCTTATTAGGTGTTTTAGtactaaaagaataagaaattctTTGATTCTCTCCTACATCTGAATCTGTTGCAGACAGTCTTAGAACAGGTATGTTTATCTGGTGTGTATCATTGATAGTGATGTTAtagatattctgtgaaaacagtGGAGAGTTATCATTTTCATCTTGCaccaatatttctatatattttgtacaccTTCTTTTTGTGGTGATCCTCCATCTCTTGCAATCAACTGTATATTATAAATGTCTTTTTTCTCACGATCTAATGTACCTTTTAAAATTAGTTGTAATAAATCATTCCCATCAGAATTATTAGATATAAACAATCGAAATGGGATATCTTCACTATCATAGAGTCGATAAATCAGTTTAGAATTTTGAATACTAACGTCATTATCAATGGCATTTGGAATAATCCTTTTTGAACCTAATAGACTTTCCTGTAACTCTATTTGAAATACCTTGTCTGGAAACATAGGATAATTATCATTGATATCGTCTATTATAATTTTGACTTCTAATATCTTGATAACAGAATGGCCATGTTGAACTGCTACTTCTAAAATCCTGAAACATTCCACATTATATTGGCACAGAGTTTCTGCATCCAATATGGTAGCTGTATACAAGTGTCCTCCAGGTGTAACATTAAATAACTGAACAGTTCCATCAGTACTATCCTGGATTACATTAAATATTAGTCTGCTGCTATCATCCTGAGATGGTACAGTATTCAGCAGTAGTGTATCAGTGGCAATATCTCCAATATAGCTGTGTCTATCATTGTTCTCTTTCACATGGTAGATATGATCTACACACCAGCAACTTCCAGAaagaaacaacaccaacaatacaaCTGGACACATTTTCTATCTGAAATAGAGttatatatcaatattcataATTCAAGATTTAATAAATGCAGAGAAAATATGACTGAAAATTTTGCTACATACGTAGATATTTATGAAATCTGAAATCTGTACATATCAGTGTTGTCTTTAATATGTTTGATGTAAGTGAATTATATTTAgctgtagtggaggcgcaatgactcagtggttagggcagtggactcgcggtcataggatcgcggtttcgtttcccagactggacgttgtgagtgtttattgagtgaaaacacctaaagctccatgaggctccggcatgggatggtgAATTTCAGGGAGCATGGAGGATTTCCACCTCCCAGGATgccaattatttcattttctctatctCTTACACAATTACTGCCATTTTCAAATAGAGAAATATCACTGCTAGGCATCGACTGGTGACAAAATCTCATGTTTAAAACAACAATTTCATATATACCAGCCCTTGTATCAACTCCCCAATATTACATATTAAAACTTCTCCCTGatattacatttctaaacatGCAGAGATATTAAGAGTTTCTATATTGATGTGTAACACTAGACCAGCTCTGACCAAATAGAAGTATTTTGAAAGGCATGCTGTATTTCTTAACTGAAGGGTGTGAGTTgtgggatatttggctgctatttctagcaagtccaaCAACTGCGTAGAATTTCCTTCGACGAATCTTTGGGAGtaatctccctttctttcaaaaCTACATCATTATTCAATTTCTTAAATGTAGAATCTAAACTATCAGATGAAAACAGAATACTCCTTattttgcaatataaaataaaaacttcatAAACCCTTAcactaatataaaataatattggtattgtcagtatatatttatcaacagtAACTGATATTATGGCTATAGATGACTAGACTGAGAATtttgtaaaaagagagaaaacaatatatttttaaagaatgtaaatgttaaaataatgttgaattgtatttgtattttgctgATAATTCTGCCTTaagtatttgttgaaaatattttatcaataattaactaaaggtttttaaaaaataacattgttGTACAGGAAGTAATTATGTTTCATATTGGTGTAGTATTAAgatggtgagggagagagaaatgaacaAATGTCTAAAGAATCAAATTATACATCAAAATAACTTTGAATGAATACTTGCCAAcagttgtttatattgtttatattgttgtaaATGTACTGTTTTAGCGTTCTGATAACATAAAGTTGTAATAGAAGCAGCAGTTCTGAGTAATTTGTTATGTGATGGTGTTATGTAGTTCTGTGAAGTTGGTTGTGTAGTATGTAATGTGTGTTGTAGCCAATGACAAGCTGTCTATTATTCCAATGCAAGGAAACGGAAATACAACCTCCAGTTCTTGCAGTAAATGATGGGCTGACtcacaaaatatttcacttagacacactcatatatagatacatacatatacatgtgtgtggtgaGAAGATTTAAAATTGAGTGGACAAAATGTATAGAATATTTGAATCAATgacatataaatattacttttaaaaatgTATCATAATTTAATTTCAAGGTTGAAAAAGAATTTTATGACTTTTGCAAAAGTTGTAAAACTTTTTGATGAAAATTCTTTTAGCTTTCTCTACAGTATTTCCAAACTTCTCCATTTGAAATGTCTCCcataaaagttattaaaaagattattttaagcCACTAATTACTTTATAAATTGGAAGAGCTCATTTAATAATGCGAAACTGTGGCTCTAAATAATGATATTGTATAATATGATTTATGTTGTGAAGTTATTCTTAATAGAAGACCAAtaggtttaaaatataattaaatcttttttaatttttgaatgtgGAAtcttacacaaatattcataaaagTTGTAGCTGTTGAATTGAAAACAAGACTGGATGCTTTTCTAATGCATTCATATAATTGCATTTGTCTTTGTCAATTAATAAAAGTTATTTGTTGTTCAATTATCAATTAACCAATAATACAATATTGTATGTGAATTAGgtgttttaaagaatatttcattgaaaatttctaTAAGTTACTCCTGATATTTTAATCAGTTTGTtatcctttcattatttcttgatGTATTTGTTTCAATAAGGAGATAATATCAACTTTGAAGAAGAATTTACTCAAAATTAGTAACATCaagaaatgctatgaaaatgtTACATGAAtttctctaaaatatactctgaagtatttctaaataaaatataaatattgaagcaATTCATGATAATTGTGTTTCATTCTTCcagtcaaaatatttgttttgatttacaAACTTAAGCTTATATAAGAtataattaattttgatattGTTACAAAACTTTGTTTGTTTAGCTGATAAAAACCTCCAGGAAATTGATACCAAGGTCAACACTGGCAGAATTTCAAGTCAAAATACAAAGATACGTGAtaaaatactacaaggtatttagTCATGCAATGTACTGATTTTCCTTCCATTTGTTTCAAAGTGTTCTAGTGTCAGTTGTATAACGTAGATGGAGGAAGTGCCTGAGGTATTGGCAGTACCTGAGGTATTGAAGATAACTTTAGTAGGGTTGTTACTGGTAGAGGTCGTTTACAGTGTAAAGTAAAGTTACTTGTCATTGGGTCTGTGGATGGTTGTTCAGTTATATTAGCTGAAAAGTTAATGTAAGCATCAGGTTGATATCCATAtttgttatctccccttgatcggttgagtgtgtgtgtgtgtgtgtgtgtgtgtgtgtgtgtggtagttgaTTTCTCCTGTTCCATGTACGATCACTTTGATAACGGGACAGATCTGGAAGTATATCAATTTATAGTTTAtccaatattaattatatataaataaataaataaataaataaataaacattatatatatatgcacacacatacataaatacacttgcacacacgtgtctgtgtcagtatgtttgtatatatatatgtgcgtatgcgtgtatatacatgtatgtatgtatatatatgtatacatacatatatgtatatatatatatataNNNNNNNNNNNNNNNNNNNNNNNNNNNNNNNNNNNNNNNNNNNNNNNNNNNNNNNNNNNNNNNNNNNNNNNNNNNNNNNNNNNNNNNNNNNNNNNNNNNNNNNNNNNNNNNNNNNNNNNNNNNNNNNNNNNNNNNNNNNNNNNNNNNNNNNNNNNNNNNNNNNNNNNNNNNNNNNNNNNNNNNNNNNNNNNNNNNNNNNNNNNNNNNNNNNNNNNNNNNNNNNNNNNNNNNNNNNNNNNNNNNNNNNNNNNNNNNNNNNNNNNNNNNNNNNNNNNNNNNNNNNNNNNNNNNNNNNNNNNNNNNNNNNNNNNNNNNNNNNNNNNNNNNNNNNNNNNNNNNNNNNNNNNNNNNNNNNNNNNNNNNNNNNNNNNNNNNNNNNNNNNNNNNNNNNNNNNNNNNNNNNNNNNNNNNNNNNNNNNNNNNNNNNNNNNNNNNNNNNNNNNNNNNNNNNNNNNNNNNNNNNNNNNNNNNNNNNNNNNNNNNNNNNNNNNNNNNNNNNNNNNNNNNNNNNNNNNNNNNNNNNNNNNNNNNNNNNNNNNNNNNNNNNNNNNNNNNNNNNNNNNNNNNNNNNNNNNNNNNNNNNNNNNNNNNNNNNNNNNNNNNNNNNNNNNNNNNNNNNNNNNNNNNNNNNNNNNNNNNNNNNNNNNNNNNNNNNNNNNNNNNNNNNNNNNNNNNNNNNNNNNNNNNNNNNNNNNNNNNNNNNNNNNNNNNNNNNNNNNNNNNNNNNNNNNNNNNNNNNNNNNNNNNNNNNNNNNNNNNNNNNNNNNNNNNNNNNNNNNNNNNNNNNNNNNNNNNNNNNNNNNNNNNNNNNNNNNNNNNNNNNNNNNNNNNNNNNNNNNNNNNNNNNNNNNNNNNNNNNNNNNNNNNNNNNNNNNNNNNNNNNNNNNNNNNNNNNNNNNNNNNNNNNNNNNNNNNNNNNNNNNNNNCCTCTTAGCCATTATTGTTCCAAGATCTACCCTGAACTAAAATAGTAGCATCTGTTAGTGTTACAGCTATGGTTTAATTACCATGTAAACCACTGAAAGTAAAGGAACTATAATATAAGTAAGAagacgaaattttaaaaatctgttatctctctctctctgtctctctttacaccgtcgctagaaggggacttaactcatgtttgcaaatgcctccgacttgaaaattgttagaatttatggtttaaaattatttttaatgcaaaaattcacgtgttaggaagcaaaaaaaaacaaaaacaaatggccGATTCCAGGCATTTTTGACCATGTAgaatccattggtgcgactcccagattgctaacttgtaaggtgtggatttctataaatgcaacacacacacacacactcaaaaactcAGCTTGTGAGTTTGATTGCAGCATATTCATCAAAAATGcatcttttcaaatgaaacattcTATAAATCATTGTGTAAGTTAATGAAGTAGAttaaacagtaatttaatatCTTTATCTTTGAGATTAGAATTGATGAAATGGGgttatctttattcttttgcaTTCTGTGGCACTGCTTCCAAGGTCCTTTGTAATTTacatcaaatttaattttaaaactgaaattttggaaggggaaatattttgaaattaactgAAAATTATCTCACCTGCTGGCATATTCTTAATGTTGGGTTATTCCATTTATCACCTGAAATGGTTCTGCAGTGAATATCTTCTCTGTCTACCATTGGTTGATGAGAATtctttacatttctctctcttgtgTAATGAACACCAGAAGAAACGCAAATAGAATCGAACATATATTTTGATTGTATGTTTAATGTTGGTGTAACCTTGTAGTAAATATCAACACTACTATCATAGTTGCTATCTGTCTGCTTCAGTCTATGAACTATACAGATTGATATAGAGATCTCTATAACAACTGATACTATCACAGCtgctataacaataacaatcatcaCATTCAATTGGAGACCATTACTTGATTCTGTTGTTGTCTTTGAAGGGGTCTTAAATATCTTTGATGTGTTGTTACTAACTGTTAGAGTCAAagacaatgttgttgttgatgagagAACTGGATTCCCACTGTCTTTCACACCTAATTCCAGTTCATAGAATCCAGCATCATTTTGGTAAAGTGAGCGAGAGAAAGATAAGACACCAGAGTGATGGTTCATTTGAAATAAGTGTTTCTCATTACCTCTGAGTATTTCATATGTGAGGAAGGCATTGTGTTGACTGTCTCTGTCAGAGGCCCTAACAACTGTGATATCATGGTCAGAGTTGGGATGGTAGTGGACATTAAGACTGAAAGGGTTGACATTAGGGAAACTGAAATAGGGAGCATTATCATTTAAATCCataacctcaacaacaacatttgctgAACATTAGTCCTGAATCAGCTATTAGTAGTTCACTGTGCAAAAG from Octopus bimaculoides isolate UCB-OBI-ISO-001 chromosome 14, ASM119413v2, whole genome shotgun sequence encodes:
- the LOC128249347 gene encoding LOW QUALITY PROTEIN: protocadherin gamma-B4-like (The sequence of the model RefSeq protein was modified relative to this genomic sequence to represent the inferred CDS: substituted 1 base at 1 genomic stop codon), producing MSMNAMNLIQDXCSANVVVEVMDLNDNAPYFSFPNVNPFSLNVHYHPNSDHDITVVRASDRDSQHNAFLTYEILRGNEKHLFQMNHHSGVLSFSRSLYQNDAGFYELELGVKDSGNPVLSSTTTLSLTLTVSNNTSKIFKTPSKTTTESSNGLQLNVMIVIVIAAVIVSVVIEISISICIVHRLKQTDSNYDSSVDIYYKVTPTLNIQSKYMFDSICVSSGVHYTRERNVKNSHQPMVDREDIHCRTISGDKWNNPTLRICQQVR